TAAGTGTGAGGGGGTCGTATTACCGCCGTCGCGCTGTGCTGGCGTCTTCGTGGATGGGGTGTCGTCGCCCGCAACGCCCAAACTACCAGGCGTGTGGTGCGGATCACCTGTGCGACAGTCTGCAGCTGTTGCACTGGTGAACTCAGGCGCGGATGACCCACAcctcgcctccgctgctCGTGCCGCTCCCCTCATCTGCTCAGCCCCTCTGCACATCTCAGCTCCCGAGATGGACACGGCAGCTCAACATGCACTCAAGAACCCAAGCGATTACAGCTCGTTTGCGTCAAAGGCCATGCATGCCATCGCCCTCCAAGCCTCAACTGCCGGGCCTCCGCTTCGGTCAAACTGCTCTCGCAGCGACTTGTCCTCGCTCGTAGGCGGCTCCTCCGTGGATGATCCGACGGGGGTGCGCCAACTGTACAGCATGCCGGGCTCGCGTGTGGGCAGCTCGCTGGGAATCCCAACACTTGCCCAACGAGGTGCGGCGCAACTGTCGGCGGCGGCCGACGCCTTCTCGATGGAGCGTTTTGCCGCCTTCTacgaggtggcgctggaggagttgGTGGACGAGTGTGAGCGCCGCGTCACCAACGCACCAGCGGCATGGCGGGACAGCCAGCGGCAGCTAATTGGCGGTGACATGAATCGTGACTTGGCCACTAGCACGCATTCCTTCGACTCCCCACGTAGCAGCGCGATGTCCCCACTTGGCCGTGTGCCCTCTAGCGTGGCACTCAACTGCAACGCCCTTGTGAACCTGCCATGTTTCACAAGCCCGCTACACAATACACACGGACTGCACCTCCGCGAACTCAGCGGTGACATCGAAGCTGACCCGTATCGCACCTCCGCACCACTGCctccgctgtcgctgcataCAGGCACAGCGTTCTTCAGCGTTGCTGGGCATGCTCGCCAGGAAGAGCAGGAGACAACCGTAGGGGCTAAGATGACCGTGTCGACGCTGCTCGCCGCCCTTGGCCGGCATCACGGTAAGATGGCACCAATGGTGTTCATCGCTGGCCTGGCCTACCTTGCGCGAGTCACAATGCAGTGCGCCTCAGAGTTTCTGAGCGTTACACGTGCCAACTGGTACCgtctcaccaccaccgccattcTTGTTGCCGCCAAAGTGTACGACGATCACAGCTCCTCCCGCTTGAACGCCTGCTTTGCCAGATCCTCAGGCATTCCGCTGGAAGAGATGACGAGGCTGGAGCTTGACTTCCTGTACCTCCTTGATTTCGACCTGCTCCTGAAGGAGTCGGAGGTGGAGCAGTGGCTGATTTGGATGGAGACGCTTGCCTTACGCCGCGACGTGATGACGCCACTTAATAGTTACGTGTTAGGCACCAGCGCGAGCATGGTGGCTGCCCAACTCGCCAGCCCCCCCAAACAGGCTCTCACAAGCCGTCCAACACTTTCAGAGAACTGGGAGCGCAGCAAGACAGGCACGATATGCGAGGCGAGTCGCACCCCAGGTCTATCCAGCGGGGTGCTGGGGGGCGAAGATGAGACGGTTAGGACCTCATCGTCCTCAGCGGCCGGCCCGCGCAGCTTTTCGCAGGTGCATGTCGCGAGCAACTCCATGGAGACAGCTCACGGGGTCGTGGACAGCGCTGCGAGCTCGCGATGTCTcactggtgcagcagcggaggctgACATGCCTTCCCTCACGGCCCCCCTCGCCGATCTCCCCAGCTTTCCTCTACGCAGCGCCGCTAGCTCGATGCTGCTTCCGCCCAGTCTGTTGGACGGCACCTTCAGTGCCGTGAGTGCGGCGAGCCTCCCAGGCGGAgcaccctcttccctcaaTGACCGGCGGGCCTTCGTTCCACCGCTACCGATTCAcaacgcgctgccgcttcgacCACCGATGTCTAGGACGCGTCTGTTCAGCGTCGTGCACGACACTGCCGAGCCGCCGAGCCCAATTTCGGTGCGGCAGCTCTGCCGTCTTAGCGGTAGCTTGCCAAGTCCGCTGCGGCCCCCCTCGGTAGAGCGGCACCCGCCGGTGCGTTTTTTCAAGTCACAAGGGACGCACCCTCATGGGCCGAGCCGCCACGTTGGTGGGGCAGCCGGCTCCACTGACCTCGCCCTGTACGGCACCGTGGATAGCGGTTGCAAGGTTTCGAAGCAGTGGTTTCATGAGCGCATAAAAAGGGCGGGCAGAGCAAGGACAGCTGGCCGGGCTTCAGCTCCCGTCATGACAGACGCGAAGTGCTGCCCAGACTCCGCCGCCAGTCACCAACACAAGAAACGGTGGGGCCCATTCGGTATGGTGCAGCATGTGCGTGATGTTCTCGGTGTAACAGCGTCTCTGGTGCGCGGTCAGCTGAACGTGCTGGCACCGTCAACACATGCCGAGGAAGTGAGTcgactgccgccgccgcaacaacagcaacgacaaTCAAGGTCGCAACCGGTGCAGTGGTCTACCAACAGCGTTTCTGGAAGTGGTGGACGTGTGAGTTTGCAACCACAGTCGttcgccgcaccgccgcgctgcagcagcagcggcggcacctatcccccctttcctgcgAAGTTGATGGAGGAGCCAAAGCCGCAAGCAGGTGGTGCACCGCCCGCCACCACAATCATGTCTCTTGTGCCTACCGGCTTTCCTCCCCAGCCTAGCCCTGCCGGAACTACTCGTCACCACGGCGATCCTGCTTCGTCTGGCGACAGCGCCAGACGAAGCAGGACACCCCGAAGTAGCCCACAGCGTGTTGACCCGTACTCGTCGGCGAAATCTCAGCCCTATGCGAGTACGGTCGCCAACGTCACCGTTGCTCAGCCAACAGCGAGGAAAGCAGCAGATGAGGTGTACGCTGACGGCGACTACTCTCAcgatgaggaagacgaggagtaTGAGGAGTGCGAGTACGGCTACTACGATGAGGACGGTTACTTCCACTACTACGATGACAagggtgtggagggggagtACGACGACTACtgcagtgaagaggaggaggaggagggtgcgtggtacgaggaggatgaagaggacgaggctgCATACTTCCAGCGATGTCGGCGACCACTCACCCACTCGCCGCCGTCCTTATAGTGTAAGGATGTGTTGGCAAATGAAGTGGCACTGCAGGGGTgtccccctcgccctctcttctttggtgTCCTCTGCACCTCCCCAACGCACatctcgtctctcttccttctcccctcctctgcttcgAGCTCTGCTCACAGtgcagaagaggggaggggagaaggaagagagacaaagaggGAATCTTTGCAAACACAAACACCTGCAGAAGCACTCAAGCGAGGCATACGCGCCTCGATGGGGTGCGTGGTCGACCGTCGCCCACCCAACAACAGGAGGCACACGTGCgggcggaggagagcgcttctcctctttgtcAGTCTCCTGCACCGCttttctgctgttgccctcgaggaaaggagagagagttTGGGGAAGGGCCAGCGTTGCCTCCAATCCACCCTCTGTCCACCCCTTCCACCATTCATCCCTGTGTGTTGCTTTCCCCTTATTTTCAGGGGTTTGGTTCCGATGTTTTCGCTTCTTGCGCTGTATTGGCCCCCAAGTTGTTCGATTTTGCTTCTCTTAAGTGTCAGCTGTGTATGTTGGCGCTCGCGCGTCAGGTAGTTCGAGGGAGACACAGGCCGGCGGAAGTagcctctttttttttgtgtgtgtgtgtggtgtagGTGCGTCATTAGCTCTGTCCAGTTCGCttcagcaggagctgctgccttTGCCCCCGCCCCTTGTTTCTCCTCGTCTAGCAATCTTCACAGTTGCGTAGGGCAACTCGTTGTGTGACGACTGTAAacgcacactcacgcacCCACCTACATGCGCCCATGCATACACTCGAAGTGAAGCAAGCAAAGCGACTGACTTGGTGGGATGGCGGAGACGTGGCGAAAGAGGACCATCCAGAGACCAGCGTCGACCCTCGCAAGAAGGCGACAATGCGAGGCGTGTGGGGGCAGAAACTGAGTTGCACCTACAAGGAGAAGCGACGTGTTGTGCAGTTGATACATATAAAAGAAGGCGGCTTGTATGTGTTGGTGTGCtctactgctgctggtgctgctgctgcaggtatGTGGAGTagtctgtttctctctcactccttCACCTATTTATACGTACATACATGCACATGAATATATGTACGTATGTATAGGTGTATGTATGCATAGATGTACGCGTATGTCGGCCTCACGTCTGGAGCTCAATTGGATTGattcgcctctctttctcgcgtgCTCCTTCGTTACCGTTCGTTGTTGGCTGTTTCTGCTGGATTTTTTAATCGCTGATGGTTTCGAGGCAGGTATCTATTGCTGCTTTGCTGAGCTGCACTTGTTattgctctctttttctctttctacTTTCATATGCTTGTGGGTGTTTGCTTCCTCTTTTACCTTGACCTTGCTGCGTCGGTGTTTGTGCTTGCTACTTATCTGTTTTGGTTATGTTCTACCTCGTGTGTCTCTGGTGGCGCTTACCCTTCTACTCTCTCATCATGTGtgctctctttgtttcttctccgcCAGAGCCCATCCCCGCCCCTTCGCTGCTTTCGCAGCCCCACAGCTCTTTGAGCGGTTTGGGAGGAGGCACAATGATGCATGTGTTTTTGTAGGCTGGTGCAAGGCAGCACCGGGTGCGGCTTAGCAGTTCACAGAGCTCttgccgtgtgtgtgcatgtgtgtgtgcaggctggtggtggtggtgcgctctctcccccttccccccttttttagcccttctgtgttttcttcttttttttttcgttccttCGGCCATCATTTCTCCAATGGGGGTGCGAGACAGCGGGGTGGTGCACGGAAGGGGTGCCAGCGGgtgcacccacacgcacccactcaTACAGGCACGGATCGCATAACGAACAGCGTAtcactttcttcttcttcatgcctctctcttccctaaAGGTACgtatatacatacatacatacatacatgtACATGTACCAGAGGGTTGAGTAAGCGAACAACAACACTAGCTTTGCCGTCTTTCACCCTCTCATCCTTCATTCTTCAGCAAGCTGGATACATATGTAACATTGCGTCAAGGTATTCGGACAGGGACTCTAGTTCGGAGTCACCCCGTACACCATAAACGAGCACCAACCCCCctccgaaaaaaaaaaaaaaaaacaaaggaaaaacCATCCGTGTGAAGGTGAAGGTGCACTCcctacgcacacaccgcaTGCGTACGCTATCATCGTGGCCTCTTTTGTTTCCTTGCGAATGCCTTGTGCGTCACTGCGCGTTGGGGAGGGTGGCGTcggcaacaacaacgcgATCGGAGTGCATGCAGTAGTGCGTGGCATGTCATCCCGTCCTTCTGCTGCCGTGGTAGCTGGCACCCTGGTTCCTACACCATCCCCACGGCACCTGCCATTCTCTTTGCCTTCGCTTTTCTGGAACCTCTTCGCTTTCACGCATCTATTTGCCCACATTTCGGACGCTTTTCTGCCTGACACGCCCATACACTCGGCGTGTGCCCGATACACTCACTTAACAGGAGCAACAAAGTGTCCACACAGCGACCAAGCACGTTACGTGGGTAAATTGCACAGACACTCGCCGCACGCGCTTTCAACTCTCCTCACACGCGTTATCACGTCGCCCCCCAAACACGCAGACTCGGGTTATCCCCCCACTTCAACTCTCACACTAGATTCTTCGCCTCGTAAGCAAACACGCGTTTTCCTGTACTCTTTACCTCAGTAGTTTGCCTATagacaacaacagcgcaaACGACCTTTTCCGtcccctttcctttgtgtgtgtggtgtgtgtttGAGCATTGCGGTGGTCGTAGACGCTGCTTCCTAGCAtcgcttctttctctctctccccccgctccctaCTTCTTTCTCCTGCCACCAACCATCTCCATTACGTTTGTTGCGTGATTGCCATTATTTTCAGGtttatttttattttttctcctttttttttaaCCTTTagtgccttctctcttcgcttgtTCGTcattgttgctgctgttacTGCTGTTCTCGTTGCCAACCCTGTGTACAGTAGATGCCTTActactcccccctcttcccctcgctcttctgttcgtgcagcaccgctaATTTATGGTCATCACGTCCGACTCATTTTTCTTTCGCactgtgcttctctttttcgctctctctatAACGTGtcacccccttccctacTCGTTCTCCCCGTAGAGTGTCTACGTGTGTGACTGTGTCGACGACTGTGCTTCTCAAGTAGCTGCACCGTGCGTCTGCATCACTCGCTCGTCTCTGCACCCAGACACAATCAAGGTGGGAAGGTGTTACGTCTCGGCCGCGTCTGCGTATTCGATAGGCAAtccattgtgtgtgtgtacgtgtgccaGTGATCGTGCGTTCCTGTCGTTGGCTTTGTGGGCGAAATAGGATTCTTCGACGGACGCGGTGGTGAATTCGTAGAGCAGCGCCAAgccaccttctcttttcttgctGCTTGATCCCCAGACACGGAGCAGCAAGTAACCACACACAGTGATCTACCTcagtgccgcctccacctACTGTCTAGAGAGAGACGAGTAGACGGCGCGCCGCTGGTGTCCTccccgcttccctctccccaaaACTGACTCCGAGTAGATTCTTATCGAGGAAAGTGGAGTGGTACGCACGCGCACTCTATTGTACCCACTTCTCCCAACTTTATTATTATTGGCGCTTTGCTTCGTATTTTTCGGGTCACGCTATAGCCACTCtttctcacccctctccctctcatctTTTCTGCGATCGCTAG
The window above is part of the Leishmania panamensis strain MHOM/PA/94/PSC-1 chromosome 33 sequence genome. Proteins encoded here:
- the CYC5 gene encoding CYC2-like cyclin, putative (TriTrypDB/GeneDB-style sysID: LpmP.33.0830) encodes the protein MPGSRVGSSLGIPTLAQRGAAQLSAAADAFSMERFAAFYEVALEELVDECERRVTNAPAAWRDSQRQLIGGDMNRDLATSTHSFDSPRSSAMSPLGRVPSSVALNCNALVNLPCFTSPLHNTHGLHLRELSGDIEADPYRTSAPLPPLSLHTGTAFFSVAGHARQEEQETTVGAKMTVSTLLAALGRHHGKMAPMVFIAGLAYLARVTMQCASEFLSVTRANWYRLTTTAILVAAKVYDDHSSSRLNACFARSSGIPLEEMTRLELDFLYLLDFDLLLKESEVEQWLIWMETLALRRDVMTPLNSYVLGTSASMVAAQLASPPKQALTSRPTLSENWERSKTGTICEASRTPGLSSGVLGGEDETVRTSSSSAAGPRSFSQVHVASNSMETAHGVVDSAASSRCLTGAAAEADMPSLTAPLADLPSFPLRSAASSMLLPPSLLDGTFSAVSAASLPGGAPSSLNDRRAFVPPLPIHNALPLRPPMSRTRLFSVVHDTAEPPSPISVRQLCRLSGSLPSPLRPPSVERHPPVRFFKSQGTHPHGPSRHVGGAAGSTDLALYGTVDSGCKVSKQWFHERIKRAGRARTAGRASAPVMTDAKCCPDSAASHQHKKRWGPFGMVQHVRDVLGVTASLVRGQLNVLAPSTHAEEVSRLPPPQQQQRQSRSQPVQWSTNSVSGSGGRVSLQPQSFAAPPRCSSSGGTYPPFPAKLMEEPKPQAGGAPPATTIMSLVPTGFPPQPSPAGTTRHHGDPASSGDSARRSRTPRSSPQRVDPYSSAKSQPYASTVANVTVAQPTARKAADEVYADGDYSHDEEDEEYEECEYGYYDEDGYFHYYDDKGVEGEYDDYCSEEEEEEGAWYEEDEEDEAAYFQRCRRPLTHSPPSL